Proteins from a genomic interval of Paenibacillus sp. FSL R5-0623:
- a CDS encoding YhbD family protein, with amino-acid sequence MTDDLISKKELLDLTGISYGQLYRWKRKNLIPEEWFIRKSSYTGQETFFPKQQILLRIDKILNMKDGLSLDELADVFSPTLGEVEMSAQQLLERNIVSQISLDLLKEAGREQPLYVLEQIMMLYVLDKLLMSGDITRQEGALLIEVMSEHYYRFTGKPSELVLIRKMGVPSFMLVTAGTEFYFDNGVKVVLRQPIGTFMEELKLKLG; translated from the coding sequence ATGACAGATGATTTGATCTCCAAGAAAGAATTGTTGGACCTGACAGGAATCTCATACGGCCAGTTATACCGCTGGAAGCGGAAAAATCTCATTCCGGAAGAATGGTTCATTCGGAAGTCGTCCTACACCGGACAAGAGACTTTTTTTCCCAAACAACAGATTTTACTGCGCATTGACAAGATTCTCAATATGAAAGACGGATTATCGCTGGATGAGCTGGCAGACGTATTCTCACCTACGTTGGGTGAAGTAGAGATGTCTGCACAGCAACTATTAGAGCGAAACATTGTTTCACAGATCTCGCTGGATCTGTTAAAAGAAGCAGGTCGAGAACAACCGCTGTATGTTTTGGAGCAGATTATGATGCTCTACGTCCTTGATAAGCTGTTAATGAGCGGAGATATTACTCGGCAAGAGGGCGCGTTGCTGATCGAAGTGATGTCCGAACATTATTACCGTTTTACAGGCAAACCCAGCGAACTCGTGCTTATTCGTAAGATGGGTGTTCCTTCATTCATGCTGGTAACAGCAGGAACGGAGTTTTATTTTGACAATGGTGTGAAAGTGGTTCTTAGGCAGCCGATAGGAACATTTATGGAAGAATTAAAACTCAAATTGGGATAA
- the argH gene encoding argininosuccinate lyase, which translates to MSKLWGGRFTKQTNHLVEEYTASINFDKALAEEDIQGSLAHVTMLGKCGILPAEDVETIKEGLITVLHKIRAGEVEFSVSDEDIHMNIEKNLIETIGPVGGKLHTGRSRNDQVATDMHLYLRERVVGFVGMLHSLQEALIGQAKDNLDTIVPGYTHLQRAQPILFAHHLMAYVSMFQRDAERLMDSYKRINILPLGAGALAGTTFPIDRHFVAEQLGFDGVYENSLDAVSDRDFIVEFLAAASLIMTHLSRLSEELVLWSSTEFGFVELDDAFCTGSSIMPQKKNPDVPELVRGKTGRVYGNLIGLLTVLKSLPLAYNKDMQEDKEGMFDTVATLEGALQLFAPMIATMTVNKDRMRQAVNQDFSNATDIADFLVGEGLPFRQAHEVIGKTVLYCIQNSKYLLDLTIDEFRQFSPLFDDRIYDVLQPEAVVNARNVYGGTASGQVAEAIGRSEKVLEITEQWITNRG; encoded by the coding sequence GTGAGCAAGCTGTGGGGAGGACGTTTTACAAAACAAACCAATCATTTGGTTGAGGAATATACGGCATCGATCAATTTTGACAAGGCTTTGGCTGAGGAAGATATTCAGGGCAGTCTGGCCCATGTGACGATGCTGGGCAAATGCGGTATTCTGCCAGCGGAAGATGTAGAGACCATTAAAGAAGGACTGATCACCGTTCTGCACAAAATTCGTGCGGGCGAAGTGGAATTCTCCGTATCGGACGAAGACATCCACATGAATATTGAGAAAAACCTGATCGAAACGATTGGCCCTGTAGGCGGCAAATTACATACAGGCCGTAGTCGGAACGATCAGGTTGCAACAGATATGCACTTGTACCTCCGTGAGCGCGTGGTTGGATTTGTAGGCATGCTGCATTCCTTGCAGGAAGCACTGATTGGACAAGCAAAAGATAACCTCGATACCATCGTACCGGGTTATACGCATCTTCAACGGGCACAGCCCATTCTGTTCGCACATCATCTGATGGCGTATGTCTCCATGTTCCAACGGGATGCAGAGCGTCTGATGGACAGCTACAAACGCATTAACATCCTGCCACTGGGCGCAGGTGCGCTTGCAGGCACAACATTCCCAATTGACCGTCATTTTGTGGCAGAACAACTGGGCTTTGATGGTGTGTACGAGAACAGTCTGGATGCAGTAAGTGACCGTGATTTCATCGTTGAGTTCCTGGCGGCAGCTTCGCTGATCATGACTCACTTGTCTCGTCTGAGTGAAGAGTTAGTCCTGTGGAGCAGCACAGAGTTTGGATTCGTTGAACTGGACGATGCGTTCTGCACAGGCAGCAGCATTATGCCTCAGAAGAAAAATCCGGACGTTCCTGAACTCGTTCGTGGTAAAACAGGACGTGTGTACGGCAACCTGATCGGTTTGCTGACGGTACTGAAATCTCTTCCACTGGCATACAACAAAGACATGCAGGAAGACAAAGAAGGCATGTTTGATACAGTAGCGACGCTGGAGGGTGCACTGCAACTGTTTGCTCCAATGATCGCAACAATGACAGTGAACAAGGATCGAATGCGTCAAGCGGTCAACCAGGATTTCTCCAACGCTACGGATATTGCCGACTTCCTCGTAGGCGAAGGTTTACCTTTCCGTCAGGCGCATGAAGTGATTGGTAAAACAGTACTGTACTGCATCCAGAACAGCAAGTATTTGCTGGATCTGACGATTGATGAATTCCGTCAGTTCTCACCGTTGTTTGATGACCGGATCTACGATGTGCTGCAACCGGAAGCGGTTGTGAACGCTCGTAATGTTTACGGCGGAACAGCTTCGGGTCAAGTTGCCGAAGCGATTGGACGCAGTGAGAAGGTACTGGAGATCACCGAGCAATGGATTACGAACCGCGGATAA
- the ftsX gene encoding permease-like cell division protein FtsX, giving the protein MNFSTLLRHLREGFKNVFRNGWMSVASIMSIIVSLLILGVFMLLVLNVNSMANQVDSQVEISTFLELNVDENLRNTLEQEISAMPEVSEIRFVSKEEGLKEFRERLGESADNVLSGFDVDNNPLPETIEVEVIEPETVAFVAQKIEALNEKHPEKPIMKVNYGKETVEVLFKFTKLVRNIGFIFVGGLGLMSMFLISNTIRVTILARRREIGIMKLVGATNTFIRWPFFIEGALIGFIGSVITVGVLFVGYSQLMNTIGQDVFMQMLNLIPLGEIWLLFGTLLIGLGVLVGILGSTLSIRKSLNV; this is encoded by the coding sequence ATGAATTTTAGTACTCTCTTGCGCCATCTGCGGGAGGGATTCAAAAACGTATTCCGCAACGGCTGGATGTCTGTGGCCTCCATCATGTCCATCATTGTGTCATTATTGATTCTTGGCGTGTTCATGTTGCTGGTGCTCAATGTGAACTCCATGGCGAATCAGGTTGATAGCCAGGTGGAGATCAGCACATTCCTCGAACTGAATGTGGACGAGAACCTGCGTAACACACTGGAGCAAGAAATCAGCGCGATGCCTGAAGTAAGTGAGATTCGTTTTGTGTCCAAGGAAGAAGGACTCAAGGAGTTCCGTGAACGTCTTGGAGAGAGTGCAGATAACGTGCTTAGCGGTTTCGATGTGGATAACAACCCACTGCCGGAGACCATTGAAGTTGAGGTCATTGAGCCGGAAACCGTCGCTTTTGTGGCGCAAAAAATCGAAGCTTTGAACGAAAAACACCCGGAGAAGCCGATCATGAAAGTGAACTACGGCAAGGAAACGGTGGAAGTGTTGTTCAAATTTACGAAACTTGTTCGTAACATCGGATTTATTTTTGTCGGGGGACTGGGTCTGATGTCCATGTTCCTGATCTCGAATACGATTCGCGTAACGATTCTGGCTCGTCGCCGGGAGATCGGCATTATGAAGCTGGTTGGCGCAACCAATACCTTTATTCGCTGGCCTTTCTTTATTGAAGGTGCACTCATTGGATTTATTGGCTCGGTGATTACGGTTGGTGTGCTCTTCGTTGGATACAGCCAGTTGATGAACACGATTGGTCAGGATGTCTTCATGCAGATGCTTAACTTGATTCCGCTCGGCGAAATCTGGTTGCTGTTTGGAACCCTGTTGATCGGACTCGGCGTGCTGGTAGGTATTTTGGGAAGTACACTGTCCATTCGGAAATCACTCAACGTTTAA
- the ftsE gene encoding cell division ATP-binding protein FtsE, with protein sequence MIEMQDVWKTYANGTHALQGVSVKIDRNEFVYIVGPSGAGKSTFMKLMYREEVPTKGQISINGFNIGKLKPRKIPYVRRNIGVVFQDFRLLPRMTAFENVAFAMEVIEAPKRHIKKRVMEVLDLVGLRSKAGREPSQLSGGEQQRIAIARAIVNNPSVIIADEPTGNLDPETSWGIMQLLDEINFRGTTIVMATHNKDIVNTMRKRVIAIERGQIVRDQMRGEYGYEF encoded by the coding sequence GTGATAGAAATGCAGGACGTGTGGAAGACCTACGCCAATGGGACCCACGCATTACAAGGGGTGTCGGTGAAGATCGACCGCAATGAATTTGTCTATATCGTCGGTCCGTCCGGCGCAGGTAAATCAACATTTATGAAATTGATGTACAGAGAAGAAGTTCCGACCAAAGGACAAATATCCATTAACGGATTTAATATTGGTAAGTTGAAGCCAAGAAAGATTCCTTATGTGCGTCGTAACATCGGCGTTGTGTTCCAGGATTTTCGTCTGCTGCCACGGATGACAGCATTTGAGAATGTGGCATTTGCGATGGAAGTTATTGAAGCACCGAAGCGTCATATCAAGAAACGAGTGATGGAAGTGCTTGATCTGGTGGGACTGCGCAGCAAGGCGGGTCGTGAACCTTCACAGCTCTCTGGTGGAGAACAGCAACGTATTGCCATTGCACGGGCTATCGTCAATAACCCGTCGGTTATTATCGCGGATGAGCCTACAGGTAACCTCGATCCGGAGACGTCGTGGGGCATTATGCAACTGCTGGATGAGATTAATTTCCGGGGGACAACCATTGTTATGGCGACCCACAACAAAGATATCGTGAATACGATGCGTAAACGGGTAATCGCGATTGAACGTGGACAGATTGTACGGGATCAGATGAGAGGGGAATACGGTTATGAATTTTAG
- the argF gene encoding ornithine carbamoyltransferase yields the protein MTAQQTEKIQKIDLRGRDFIEFTDYTAEEIRYLLDLAIEIKGKQKSGVPFQPLKGKTIGLIFEKSSTRTRVSFEVGMFQLGGHALFLSKNDIQLGRGETTHDTAKVLSRYLDGIMIRTFGHHNVTELAEHADVPVINGLSDAAHPCQVLADFQTVLEHKGKLAGLKMAYIGDGNNMAHSLMLGAAKMGMHVAVATPEGYEPDSAVVEQARIIAQESGSEVTVTYSAQEAAKDADIVYTDVWASMGFEEEQKIREQAFAAYQVDEELMKGAKPDYMFLHCLPAHRGEEVSAGVIDGPNSLIFDQAENRLHAQKALMAALMSE from the coding sequence ATGACAGCACAACAGACGGAAAAGATTCAGAAGATTGATCTGAGAGGCCGGGATTTTATCGAGTTCACGGACTACACAGCAGAGGAGATTCGTTATCTGCTTGATCTCGCGATTGAGATTAAAGGCAAGCAAAAAAGCGGTGTACCTTTTCAACCGTTGAAAGGCAAAACGATCGGACTTATTTTTGAAAAATCATCCACACGTACACGTGTATCTTTTGAAGTCGGCATGTTCCAATTGGGTGGACATGCGCTCTTCCTGAGCAAAAATGATATCCAGCTGGGTCGCGGGGAAACAACACATGATACAGCCAAAGTATTGTCCCGCTACCTGGATGGCATCATGATTCGTACCTTTGGACACCATAATGTAACTGAACTGGCAGAGCATGCCGATGTTCCAGTCATTAATGGCCTGAGCGATGCAGCGCATCCTTGCCAGGTACTGGCGGACTTCCAAACGGTGCTTGAGCACAAAGGCAAACTGGCAGGTCTGAAAATGGCCTACATCGGAGATGGCAACAACATGGCGCACTCCCTGATGCTCGGTGCAGCGAAGATGGGAATGCATGTTGCTGTAGCAACGCCAGAAGGCTATGAGCCGGATAGCGCAGTTGTGGAACAGGCGCGCATTATCGCACAGGAGAGCGGTTCTGAAGTGACTGTAACGTACAGTGCACAAGAAGCAGCCAAAGATGCAGATATCGTGTATACGGATGTATGGGCGAGCATGGGCTTTGAGGAAGAGCAGAAGATTCGTGAGCAGGCATTTGCGGCATATCAAGTGGACGAGGAACTGATGAAAGGTGCGAAGCCGGACTACATGTTCTTGCATTGTCTGCCAGCACACCGCGGTGAAGAAGTGAGTGCCGGTGTAATTGACGGACCGAACTCCCTGATCTTTGATCAGGCGGAGAATCGCTTGCATGCACAGAAAGCATTAATGGCTGCATTAATGAGCGAATAG
- a CDS encoding alpha/beta hydrolase family protein, with product MALIKCDFYSDTLGLSTSMHVILPQQTHNQIGMENVTGKGLHPTLYLLHGLSDDDSIWLRRTSIERYVANLGIAVVMPQVHRSFYTDMVEGGRYWSFISEELPALARSFFPLSDQRADNFVAGLSMGGYGAFKLALRKPDQYAAAASLSGALDMSAHMDRNASSALQQTELQRIFGPEVAGTENDLIHLLKENQSSESPRPLLYQCCGTEDFLYEDNQTFRQACEQTNFELTYEEGPGEHEWGYWDAKIQDVLKWLPLPKRD from the coding sequence ATGGCACTTATTAAATGTGATTTTTACTCGGATACGCTCGGGCTTAGCACCAGCATGCATGTCATTCTGCCGCAACAAACTCACAATCAGATCGGTATGGAGAATGTGACTGGCAAAGGGTTGCACCCAACCCTGTACCTGTTGCACGGTCTGTCTGATGATGATTCCATCTGGCTGCGCCGGACATCGATCGAACGTTATGTGGCCAACCTCGGGATCGCCGTTGTTATGCCACAGGTACACCGCAGCTTCTATACAGATATGGTAGAAGGCGGACGTTATTGGAGCTTTATCAGCGAAGAACTGCCGGCACTTGCTCGTTCTTTCTTCCCGCTGTCAGATCAACGGGCGGACAACTTCGTTGCCGGATTATCCATGGGTGGCTATGGGGCGTTCAAGCTGGCCCTTCGTAAACCAGATCAATATGCGGCTGCTGCCAGTTTGTCTGGAGCACTCGATATGTCTGCACATATGGATAGAAATGCATCCTCAGCATTACAACAGACGGAGTTACAGCGGATTTTCGGACCCGAGGTGGCAGGTACAGAGAACGATCTGATCCATCTGTTAAAAGAAAATCAATCTAGCGAAAGTCCTCGACCTTTGCTCTACCAATGCTGCGGAACAGAAGATTTCCTGTATGAGGATAATCAAACCTTCCGGCAAGCCTGTGAACAGACGAACTTCGAACTGACGTACGAGGAAGGGCCTGGTGAACATGAGTGGGGCTACTGGGATGCCAAGATTCAGGATGTATTGAAATGGTTGCCTTTGCCTAAGCGCGATTAG
- a CDS encoding MDR family MFS transporter: MVARKNSIGLVLAGLLLSILMASMDNTIVATAMGDIVGKLGGLDKFVWVTSAYMVAEMAGMPIFGKLSDMYGRKKFFVFGIIVFMLGSALCGTATSIVELTMYRAIQGIGAGALVPIAFTIMFDVVAPESRGKLGGLFGAVFGLSSVFGPLLGAYITQYATWEWVFYINLPLGLIAFVFIAFFYKESHQHQSQQIDWLGAVTLIGAVVCLIFGLELGGKTFAWGSWQILGLFAGFVALALLFLFAETKAKEPIISFSMFRNRVYWSSNVIGMFSGAAFITASVYIPIFIQGVLGGKATNSGLVLLPMMLGSVVTASLGGVLMTKIKYRNIMIPTLALLVIGLGLLTTLDENSSLWTIRIYMVMVGLGVGASFSVLSNAAMNAFEPQRRGAASSTLNFLRSLGMTMGITIFGIVQSQVFTRKMNDALAGSAAEAGGASAGGVPQGVDLTDPHALLSPELRQAIPPQVLDTITHALSSSIVQLFAWAVIPAALALVASFFMGREKMVVGEEQGEYTGGH; encoded by the coding sequence ATGGTTGCACGTAAAAACAGTATTGGATTGGTGCTGGCAGGGTTACTGCTCAGCATACTAATGGCTTCGATGGATAATACCATCGTGGCAACAGCTATGGGGGATATTGTCGGGAAGCTGGGTGGGCTCGACAAGTTCGTCTGGGTTACCTCCGCGTACATGGTGGCTGAGATGGCAGGGATGCCGATCTTCGGTAAGCTATCCGATATGTATGGACGGAAGAAGTTTTTTGTATTTGGTATTATTGTGTTTATGCTTGGCTCAGCGCTGTGCGGAACGGCAACGTCTATTGTGGAATTGACGATGTACAGAGCGATTCAAGGTATTGGTGCGGGGGCCCTGGTGCCGATTGCCTTTACGATCATGTTTGATGTCGTTGCACCAGAATCTCGTGGTAAATTGGGTGGATTGTTTGGAGCCGTCTTTGGCCTCTCCAGTGTATTCGGACCTCTGCTCGGTGCTTACATTACCCAGTATGCGACATGGGAATGGGTATTTTATATCAACCTGCCGCTAGGCTTGATTGCATTTGTGTTTATTGCGTTCTTCTACAAAGAGTCTCATCAGCATCAATCTCAACAGATCGACTGGCTGGGTGCTGTAACGCTGATCGGTGCTGTTGTGTGCCTGATCTTTGGTCTGGAACTGGGCGGCAAAACATTTGCCTGGGGTTCGTGGCAGATTCTTGGCTTGTTTGCCGGATTTGTAGCATTAGCGCTGCTCTTCCTTTTTGCAGAAACCAAAGCCAAAGAACCAATCATCTCCTTCAGCATGTTCCGCAACCGGGTCTACTGGTCCAGTAACGTTATTGGTATGTTCAGTGGTGCGGCGTTCATTACAGCATCCGTGTACATTCCGATCTTCATACAGGGGGTACTCGGTGGTAAAGCGACCAACTCTGGTCTTGTGCTGCTACCCATGATGCTTGGGTCCGTTGTGACGGCGTCCTTGGGCGGTGTGTTGATGACCAAAATCAAGTATCGTAATATCATGATTCCTACGTTAGCCCTACTTGTCATTGGACTTGGATTGTTGACTACACTGGATGAGAATTCATCCCTTTGGACGATACGTATCTACATGGTGATGGTTGGTCTGGGTGTCGGTGCTTCGTTCTCGGTACTCAGCAACGCAGCCATGAATGCGTTTGAACCGCAAAGACGCGGAGCAGCAAGCTCCACACTTAACTTTTTGCGGTCCCTCGGTATGACGATGGGCATTACGATCTTTGGTATCGTACAGAGCCAGGTATTTACGCGTAAAATGAATGATGCTCTCGCTGGTTCAGCTGCGGAAGCAGGCGGTGCTTCAGCGGGTGGCGTGCCGCAGGGAGTGGACCTGACCGATCCACATGCGTTACTCTCACCAGAACTCAGACAGGCGATTCCGCCTCAGGTGCTGGATACCATCACACATGCCTTGTCTTCTTCCATCGTGCAGTTATTTGCCTGGGCTGTGATTCCGGCTGCACTCGCGTTGGTCGCTTCCTTTTTCATGGGAAGAGAGAAGATGGTTGTAGGCGAAGAGCAAGGCGAATACACCGGCGGTCACTAA
- a CDS encoding polymer-forming cytoskeletal protein: protein MEERNKRNDLNVAGISQTAGGNFHRVSIDGMAKVNGNLDCTSMEVNGTLKMHGALTSESATINGMCTLNGPLTSFRVRVDGMTTINGDLHSPELEVNGKCTVRGRVDGERIDIGGVIDIEGDVQCESMNVRGNIKISGLLNAGTVEIRLHTSSSAKEIGGERIDIRRKEQQNGFWKSIGLGGSPSFKTSLIEGDEIVLEDTEADIVRGSNIFIGRGCNIRLVEYSGELEVDQDAKVGSSQRI, encoded by the coding sequence ATGGAAGAGCGGAATAAGCGGAATGATCTGAATGTGGCGGGCATAAGTCAAACGGCAGGCGGGAATTTTCACCGTGTATCTATTGATGGCATGGCTAAGGTGAACGGCAACCTGGACTGCACCTCTATGGAAGTGAATGGGACATTGAAGATGCACGGCGCTTTGACCTCCGAGAGTGCAACCATTAACGGCATGTGTACGTTGAACGGTCCTTTGACCAGTTTTCGTGTTCGGGTGGATGGCATGACGACGATTAACGGAGATCTCCATAGCCCTGAGCTTGAAGTGAACGGAAAGTGTACCGTACGTGGAAGAGTGGATGGGGAACGAATTGATATTGGCGGTGTGATCGATATTGAAGGGGATGTCCAATGTGAGTCCATGAATGTACGGGGCAATATTAAGATCAGCGGTTTACTGAATGCGGGAACAGTGGAGATCAGGCTGCATACATCTTCTTCGGCTAAAGAGATTGGCGGAGAGCGTATCGATATTCGTCGCAAGGAACAACAGAATGGATTTTGGAAAAGTATTGGTCTGGGCGGGAGCCCTTCTTTTAAGACATCCTTAATTGAGGGTGATGAGATTGTGCTGGAAGATACCGAAGCTGACATTGTTCGGGGGAGTAACATTTTTATCGGCCGCGGCTGTAACATCAGGCTGGTCGAGTATTCAGGTGAACTTGAGGTAGATCAGGATGCCAAGGTGGGCAGCAGTCAGCGAATTTAA
- a CDS encoding VanW family protein, protein MKKIHLTVIVLFSILLIGSASYGLLYMYVNQPALPKDVHVGGMLVEGKNRKNVLHQLDEKIQKLEDWPVTFEVTEPNPQTMSYTAAQVGVSYNVNSLESAIQQLEEGNLWERAYARYHFPKEFSLDMSYDLRPLQEHLSPAWEKETFGTPADAVRRITTSDKVQYIPEKGVRRIDWDTLTNLIQTKLHRDFSVLNPDEKSAPLLIQVPLYTLKPEVTLDSLRQEGIDRKIIQFSTGLGNSSEGRIHNVSAAAEAINGMILPPDATFDYEKVVRQAEKEYGFREAPVIVNGRLTPGIGGGICQVSSTVYNAALLTGLDIIERRNHSLPVKYLPKGLDATFASGAINFRFKNNTGKSLLIHAEVKNHQLMVKFFGTFPENVSYALESRTIETLSVPVKYVSSTVLPDGAQQVLQDGQPGYIVETVRTKRLDGKVVESKTITRDTYKAQNRLIARSGHSSLPDPQGPSVVEDGISDTKQP, encoded by the coding sequence ATGAAAAAAATACATTTGACGGTCATTGTTCTATTCTCTATCCTCTTGATCGGCTCCGCGTCTTATGGATTGCTGTACATGTACGTGAATCAACCTGCCCTGCCCAAAGATGTTCATGTTGGCGGCATGCTGGTAGAAGGGAAGAATCGCAAGAACGTGTTGCATCAATTGGATGAAAAGATCCAAAAGCTGGAGGACTGGCCTGTCACCTTTGAAGTGACTGAACCCAACCCCCAGACGATGTCGTATACCGCAGCTCAGGTGGGGGTGAGTTACAACGTTAACAGCTTGGAATCCGCAATACAGCAGCTGGAGGAAGGTAACCTGTGGGAACGCGCTTATGCACGTTATCATTTTCCAAAAGAGTTCTCTCTCGATATGAGCTACGATTTACGGCCACTTCAAGAACATCTCAGCCCTGCCTGGGAAAAAGAAACCTTCGGTACACCTGCGGACGCTGTTCGCCGCATTACCACAAGTGACAAAGTCCAGTATATCCCGGAAAAGGGAGTCCGCCGGATTGATTGGGATACACTCACAAATCTCATACAGACGAAGCTGCACAGGGATTTCAGTGTACTGAACCCGGATGAGAAATCCGCCCCATTGCTGATTCAGGTACCACTGTATACGCTGAAGCCTGAAGTAACCCTTGATTCGCTGCGCCAGGAAGGCATTGACCGAAAGATCATCCAGTTCTCCACGGGTCTGGGCAATAGTAGTGAAGGCCGGATACATAATGTCAGCGCAGCGGCGGAAGCGATTAATGGCATGATTTTGCCACCAGATGCCACATTCGATTATGAGAAGGTCGTCCGTCAAGCTGAAAAGGAGTATGGGTTTCGTGAGGCACCGGTCATTGTTAATGGAAGACTCACCCCCGGAATTGGCGGGGGAATCTGCCAGGTATCCAGTACCGTGTATAATGCAGCGCTGTTGACGGGTCTTGATATTATTGAGCGTCGCAACCATTCCCTGCCGGTCAAATATTTGCCCAAAGGACTGGATGCCACCTTTGCCTCGGGAGCCATCAATTTTCGCTTCAAGAATAATACTGGAAAATCCTTACTCATTCATGCAGAGGTGAAGAATCACCAATTGATGGTGAAATTTTTCGGCACCTTCCCGGAGAATGTTAGCTATGCCCTTGAATCTCGTACCATTGAAACATTAAGTGTTCCGGTAAAGTATGTGTCCAGTACGGTACTGCCTGATGGTGCACAGCAGGTGCTGCAAGACGGACAGCCTGGATATATCGTGGAGACGGTAAGAACCAAGAGGCTGGACGGCAAAGTGGTCGAATCCAAAACGATTACACGGGACACGTACAAAGCTCAGAATCGCCTGATTGCCCGCTCCGGTCATAGCAGCCTGCCTGACCCGCAAGGGCCTTCTGTGGTCGAGGACGGGATTAGCGATACAAAACAGCCTTAA
- a CDS encoding argininosuccinate synthase has product MAKEKIVLAYSGGLDTSVILKWLKETYDAEIIAFTADIGQKDELDGLEEKALATGASKVYIDDLRDEFAKDFIYPMFQAGALYEGQYLLGTSIARPLIAKRMVDIARAEGATAIAHGATGKGNDQVRFELNAAALTPDINVIAPWRLEEFRNQFPGRAEMIAYAEKHGIPVTASAAKPYSTDRNLLHISYESGVLEDPWFDPSADENKDMFLLSSAPEDAPDQAEYVELEFEQGDCVALNGERLSPLQVMEQLNELGGKHGIGRVDMVENRFVGMKSRGVYETPGGTILFTAHRKMESITMDREVMNLRDSLITRYSTLVYNGFWFAPERLALQALVTESQKNVTGTVRVKLYKGNIIGAGVKSPVSLYNPDIATMEADPTQAYDQGDATGFIRLNALRLKVNSGVEQNKN; this is encoded by the coding sequence ATGGCTAAGGAAAAAATTGTACTCGCATATTCAGGCGGGTTGGACACATCTGTAATTTTGAAATGGTTGAAAGAAACATATGATGCAGAGATTATCGCATTCACAGCGGATATTGGACAAAAGGATGAATTGGACGGTTTGGAGGAAAAAGCACTGGCAACAGGCGCTTCCAAAGTATACATTGACGATCTGCGCGATGAGTTCGCAAAAGATTTCATCTATCCGATGTTCCAGGCTGGCGCCCTCTATGAAGGACAATACCTGCTTGGTACAAGTATCGCTCGTCCACTGATCGCTAAACGCATGGTGGATATCGCTCGTGCAGAAGGTGCTACAGCCATCGCTCACGGTGCTACAGGTAAAGGAAATGACCAAGTTCGCTTTGAGCTGAACGCGGCTGCACTGACACCAGACATTAACGTAATTGCACCTTGGCGTCTGGAAGAATTCCGTAACCAGTTCCCGGGACGTGCCGAGATGATTGCTTACGCTGAAAAACATGGCATTCCGGTAACCGCATCTGCGGCTAAACCGTACTCGACAGACCGTAACCTGCTGCATATCAGCTATGAGAGCGGTGTGCTCGAAGATCCTTGGTTCGATCCAAGTGCGGACGAGAACAAAGACATGTTCCTGCTGAGCAGTGCACCTGAAGATGCACCAGATCAAGCGGAATATGTTGAACTGGAGTTCGAACAAGGCGACTGTGTTGCACTGAACGGTGAGCGCTTGAGCCCACTGCAAGTGATGGAGCAACTGAACGAGTTGGGTGGCAAACATGGTATTGGTCGTGTAGATATGGTCGAGAACCGTTTTGTTGGTATGAAGAGCCGTGGCGTATACGAGACACCAGGTGGAACAATCTTGTTTACAGCACATCGCAAAATGGAATCCATCACGATGGACCGTGAAGTGATGAACCTGCGTGATAGCCTGATCACACGTTATAGCACACTGGTATACAACGGTTTCTGGTTCGCACCGGAACGTTTGGCGCTGCAAGCGCTGGTGACTGAAAGCCAGAAAAATGTAACAGGTACCGTTCGTGTGAAATTGTATAAAGGCAACATCATCGGCGCAGGTGTGAAAAGTCCTGTCAGCCTCTACAATCCTGACATCGCAACGATGGAAGCTGATCCAACGCAAGCCTACGATCAAGGTGATGCAACAGGCTTTATCCGCCTGAATGCACTGCGTTTGAAAGTAAACTCCGGCGTGGAGCAAAACAAAAACTAA